DNA sequence from the Candidatus Brocadia sp. genome:
CGCCTGCTCCAACCCACGGGAGTCATTTGGGAGAATAACCTGGGTAGTATTTCCTATTTTTTTAAATGTTCCAACCCTGTTGCCATTGGCATCCAGCGCTGTCAACTCAAATCCATGCTTTTTTCCGCTGGAACTACGAAAGGAAACCTTCAATTTTACTGTTTTGCCTGGAGTATAAGCGGTGGGGGCAGTGATTGAAAATATTGCGTTACCCGAATCAAGGCTAAAGGAGTTGTGACAACCATCCGTATTACATGTGCCGTGGTCATTTGGAGCGCCTGTAGAGTAAGCGACCGGACCTCCTGCTGATGCGAATAAGGTATTCGAGAGAAAACTATATAGGGCAACACTCAATCCAATACAAAGTACAGTTTTTTGTAAATATTTCATTGGACCAATCCTTTTTTTAAAATTGTGAAATGAAGTCACTTATCCTTTAGTGGCAGAAGTTACAACTCTCAGAACGTATGATCATTTTCTTGGCAACCAACTGACTATCCTTGGCGATAACATATACATCCACACTGACACCTGAACGCATATTATCAAACGAAATCGTTCTTCCACCCATGATAACACTCGGTAGATTTCCAGCATCTACCGGTTGACCCATAATGACAAAGGTATCTTTAGAGGTGTTCACCTTCTCCGTTTTTCCCGTGATTTTTCCGTCATATTTTTTATTTAGTTTTACAGGATCTTTAATACTTATTGCTTCGATGACACCTGAATCATCGGCACTGCCCGTAATCTTAATAATGTTACCTTCCTGAATATCCGATAGTGTTGCATTATTAACCCCCTTTACCTTTATCTTTGCATTACTGGCATCCACTTGCACAAGAGTATCTATTATCGTGATCGCTCCCGTATTTTCATCCAGGCTGCTTACTGCCCCCACGATCTTGTCTTTTGCGGATGCCGCTACCGGGAGGATAGCCCCCGTTGTAAATATACCAACAATTAAAGCCCCAGATACAAAACGTTTTTTCACCTGCGTAAACATACAACCTCCCTTAAAAGAACCAATATCCGTGCAATTTATCATCATTACAATGGTAAGAGATTTTCGTTGCTTGTAAAATAAGATGTACGAAAGGTGTATCCAAATGTGACATCAGAAAAGGTATTAGCCCTAATATATTTTCTAGGCAGTTTCCCGATCATATTCGTTTTCTCTGTCCTCTTCCTCATAATGGACATTATCATTGTCCCAGTGGTTATCACTTACAAAATAGCTATAGGAATATTCCTTACCCCGAATTGCACTGTTTTGAAAACTAAAATCATCAATAATTGTGAATGTTTTTAGAAAAAAGTTACCAACCGTCACTACCGATAATACCAATGAGGTAATTATGGATATTCTTTGCATGGATAAAGGGGTCTTGCCAAATAATAGTAATTTTTGTCTCATACGACACTCCTTTGCGTAATACATATTACAGGTAATTAACCAGGATATTCATCTTTAGTGCTAATAGAATGTCTCCTTTTATATCAACCGTTCCTTTGAAAAATGCCATTTGTGGGGTTATTTCACGCCTGAGAATAGAGAGAAATGTATTGCTGTTCAAGGTAAAGGTACACGTGGGTTTCTCCAGCACCTTCTTTGTTACTTCCTTTACGAAACCGTTTTCTATCACAATGTTCCAAATCCCGTTTCCATTATCCGTTATCTCGAATTGGATGATAGCATTAAGACTGGATATTTTGGGAATTGTGCAACTATTTACCCTATCTTTTAACAATCGGTTAAAGTATTCGATATGAGTGATATTTTCCGGGATTTCCGGTCTTTTACCCATTTTGTTTATAGTACTTTCTTGAAGAATTGTCATAGAACTTTGGAATTGTTAACTTGCAGACGGTTTGTTTTTTTTTACCCCAATTTGTATCAATAGCATACTGAATAAACAGGTTGATGAGTTCCTGGGTAATCAAAGGGCACTCGATCCCCGTACCGCTTAACATGATCCTTGTGTTTGTCGAATCAAAATAAGGTTCTCCAAACATATATGGTCGGAAGGCCTCAGTTCCCTGTAAAAATAATTTTTCCGGTAAGTTGTGTGGCCGAACCTGGAATTCATATATGGGCACAATCTTTATATGATGGATACCTGTTGCAATCGTCATCCACTCGGCAAGTTCACCGAGTGTGGGTGGGGACGGATTTACGATGTGAAATATCTTGTTTATACTATTTGCCTGTCCGGAGATGGCAACGATTGCATGTGTGGCGTAATCCACGGGTACAAGGTTTATCGTGGCATGTTTGTCACCGGGAATTCTCAAAGATGGAGGATGGCCGATATCGTTTCTGCTGCTACACTGTGTATCTTTGTGATTATTTCGCATTTCATAATTTTTAAGACGGTTCAATCCCTTGCCAAATACATAAATGCTGTCGTAATTACGTGTAAAACCGGTTTTGGAATCACCTACGATAATACTCGGTCGATAGATCGTCGTGGGGATATTATATTTGTTCGCAAATTGCCTCAACAATCTCTCGGCATCAAACTTTGATTTTTCGTAATTATTATTAAACGTCTGTTTTTTCTCCAGTTCATGCTCAAAAACTGTATCACGTCTTGTCCCCGCAACATAAGCCGTACTAATATAATGAAGCCTTTTTGGTTTGTTTGAGAGACAAAACCATACTATGTGTTCAGTGCCGTAAACATTGGTAGGTACCAGCGTGTTGTCTGATCCATTACAGAATTTTGTTGCTGCAGCACAGTGAAATACCTCATCAACGGTATCCGATAATCTTGAATAATCCTGTGCATTTAGTCCAAGGCATTTTTGAGAAACATCCCCATCAATTATTTCAATACGGCCGGATAGTGTGTCAAGCACAGATTCCGTGTTCCCAACCGGCGGGAACACTTCAGAAATCCTTTCTTTAGCCTGTCCATTCGCTGAATTTCTGATAAGAAGTTTGAGGTAAAAACCTGCCTCAAAAAGTTCTCTGGTCAGGTAATTTCCTAAAAATCCTGTTGCGCCTGTTATGAGTATCGTTTTTTGTTTCATTATCTATTATCCAGACTGTTCTGTACTTGATGAATGCTTCCGAGCTTTTCATAGCGAGATGTTAAATCAAACGTTGGACACAGCGCAACAGATGTACCGAATATTGTGAAAAAACGAAATAAAGATGGGAGTATGCTGTAAGTATTTGAAATGTAATGAGCTTATGGTCAAACAAGTATTTGTCTCTCTTGATGTAATACCAGCGATGTCTATAAATTTATGTAATATTTACATGTAATAATTGTAATTCTTACAAAAGTATCGATCTAGAAATGATGCCCGACCTGTGAATTGGTCAACACAGAAAGCTGCAACTCTTCCCTTGTGCTATCGGTGTATGGGTTTCCTTTGAACTTTGTCATAGGTGGGTTTGTTATGCCGAATTGTTTCATTTCTCCCGATGTATGAACCATGAGAATATTTTGGGGTTTACCTAATGAACACAATAAGTCACTCTTTAACTCTGTTATATCCCGTACCGTTCTCACGTCCCATTGAGGGGCATAATAATCAAAAAATCTTTTCTCGTTGCAACAGTAGATTCTTGTAGAAATATTATTAAATTGCCTTTCAATAAATTGGATTAATTGTATTGGCGCCGGGATATTATTACGATATTTGACAACTAATTTGAACGATATTACTGACATACTAACAATCAGTGTCAATGTAAAAAGCAGAAAAACACCCTTGTAATCCGTTTCCTGGGCTTTGCATAGTCCGCATGCGATCAGTATCAATATCATAGGTATGATTGGCATTATATGCCTCGGGTTTGCCACGTTTTGCCCAAGAATCACCCAAAGCAAATAAGGGAACACATATAATACTAAGAACCATCCTCGGCGGTCAAAGTGATAATACTTGAGGAAATAAAAAAGGGAGATTATGATAATCATGGAGGGGATTAATCTCAAAAACGAGGTATCATACCACCAGCCACCCAGCCCGCACACCCATATTGACTTCACAAGACAGGCGATCCGCGTTAATCCGCAAAAGGTGAATATCGAGCCGCCCCAATCGGTAAAATGCCCATAGGAAAATAAAAAGCCATTTTGAAAAAAAGAACTACAGCCTATGTGTCCGATTTGTGGGAAAAGCCAGAAAAAAATACCAGCAACGAGTCCCATGAATCCATACAAAATGACCTGTGTCTTATGGTTCATTCTTTGAACAGCTAAATAGAATAAGACGCCTATCAATAATGCAATGAATGGAAAATAAGAAAGTCGCACACCGAGTCCGAGACCTAGGGCCAGACCGCCCCAAAAAAGGCAGTTTTTGTTATTGAAATTCGTAAGCATCGGGTTAAATGCCCGATACAAGAAATCGGCAGATAATGTTACAAAAAATAAGCCCATAGCATCAGAGGTGGGTCTTTCGGCTTGTAACCAACACAATGGATTGATGAGATAAAGAATTGCCGTCAGTGTGGCAACCTTTTCAGAAAATAACTGTCTGGCAAGGGAGAAAAGCGGGTAGACCGTAAGACTACTAAAAAAAACACCGGGTAATACTAACGCCCAGGCCTCATCAGCGAAGAATCTGAAAAATAGTCGTGAGATAAATATATAAACAGGATAACCAGGAAAGTGTGGCTGAAGGAGGGAAA
Encoded proteins:
- a CDS encoding SCP2 sterol-binding domain-containing protein, yielding MTILQESTINKMGKRPEIPENITHIEYFNRLLKDRVNSCTIPKISSLNAIIQFEITDNGNGIWNIVIENGFVKEVTKKVLEKPTCTFTLNSNTFLSILRREITPQMAFFKGTVDIKGDILLALKMNILVNYL
- a CDS encoding NAD-dependent epimerase/dehydratase family protein; amino-acid sequence: MKQKTILITGATGFLGNYLTRELFEAGFYLKLLIRNSANGQAKERISEVFPPVGNTESVLDTLSGRIEIIDGDVSQKCLGLNAQDYSRLSDTVDEVFHCAAATKFCNGSDNTLVPTNVYGTEHIVWFCLSNKPKRLHYISTAYVAGTRRDTVFEHELEKKQTFNNNYEKSKFDAERLLRQFANKYNIPTTIYRPSIIVGDSKTGFTRNYDSIYVFGKGLNRLKNYEMRNNHKDTQCSSRNDIGHPPSLRIPGDKHATINLVPVDYATHAIVAISGQANSINKIFHIVNPSPPTLGELAEWMTIATGIHHIKIVPIYEFQVRPHNLPEKLFLQGTEAFRPYMFGEPYFDSTNTRIMLSGTGIECPLITQELINLFIQYAIDTNWGKKKQTVCKLTIPKFYDNSSRKYYKQNG
- a CDS encoding DUF2723 domain-containing protein is translated as MILPVKNGKTNKISTSVQYINFRCRVSLLFFVCFLLRLCFRGKYLDCCDSIDFALGIRDYDLSLLQPHFPGYPVYIFISRLFFRFFADEAWALVLPGVFFSSLTVYPLFSLARQLFSEKVATLTAILYLINPLCWLQAERPTSDAMGLFFVTLSADFLYRAFNPMLTNFNNKNCLFWGGLALGLGLGVRLSYFPFIALLIGVLFYLAVQRMNHKTQVILYGFMGLVAGIFFWLFPQIGHIGCSSFFQNGFLFSYGHFTDWGGSIFTFCGLTRIACLVKSIWVCGLGGWWYDTSFLRLIPSMIIIISLFYFLKYYHFDRRGWFLVLYVFPYLLWVILGQNVANPRHIMPIIPMILILIACGLCKAQETDYKGVFLLFTLTLIVSMSVISFKLVVKYRNNIPAPIQLIQFIERQFNNISTRIYCCNEKRFFDYYAPQWDVRTVRDITELKSDLLCSLGKPQNILMVHTSGEMKQFGITNPPMTKFKGNPYTDSTREELQLSVLTNSQVGHHF